In a genomic window of Candidatus Kaelpia imicola:
- a CDS encoding response regulator, protein MSKKILLIDDEEDFCHFVKLNLEDTGKFEVSTVISGTEGIEIAKEEKPDLILLDLLMPVMDGSEVAEHLLKDEITKNIPIVFVTALTRKKEVDSHYGTIGGRTFLAKPVTPEELIKCIERVLEIS, encoded by the coding sequence ATGAGTAAAAAAATACTTTTAATCGATGACGAAGAAGATTTTTGTCATTTTGTGAAACTGAATCTGGAAGATACTGGTAAATTTGAAGTCTCAACAGTAATTAGCGGTACTGAAGGAATAGAGATAGCAAAAGAAGAAAAACCAGACCTTATACTGCTAGATCTTCTAATGCCTGTTATGGATGGCTCAGAGGTTGCAGAACATCTCCTAAAAGACGAAATTACAAAGAACATTCCTATCGTATTCGTGACAGCCCTAACACGCAAAAAAGAGGTTGACTCCCACTACGGAACCATAGGGGGAAGAACTTTCCTTGCCAAGCCAGTAACACCGGAAGAGCTTATTAAATGCATAGAGAGAGTACTCGAGATAAGTTAA
- a CDS encoding glycosyltransferase family 39 protein: MLVDPAIEISFDSPRYITTADSIASGNGYRTISEIDNNPVFYNNYIFPYIIAPLIKIFGLNPYPLKILMLVFSLLSILLFFSLTLELFNKKEALLLSVSLMSMPIFIRFSNKILTEAPFMFFLLLSLWLLNRYFQKDKKIYLGLLLATMYSLIFTRTIGIIILVPLFIYSYAKKDRNLFITTAILTTITIITIYIIQSRTAPENNLYHIKYLLYKDDFTPQQGYIDIECLIARVIDNIKFYFLNIPREIFNLPSSGILLYATLFWTLLCSGIYSIKPNFYKKSFFVFFATYLFFFIVWPWQSTRFIYPILFIILIYLYWGLKSLIIRIPSTIKRIIYLTIILSILYSGLKELLLEITVNKIYPAEVNEVVQLSSWIKENTSQESVILSKNTALIYMLSSRKGTYIPYSYDMKKITTHIEKKGVTHILADRLNSEMIKYIYPWINKNKERLRIIKIDGGTVLFELD, encoded by the coding sequence ATGCTTGTAGACCCAGCCATAGAAATATCTTTTGATAGTCCAAGATATATAACAACAGCAGATTCAATAGCATCCGGTAACGGTTATAGAACAATATCTGAAATAGATAATAATCCTGTTTTTTATAATAACTATATATTTCCATACATCATAGCTCCTTTAATAAAAATATTTGGTTTAAACCCTTATCCATTAAAAATACTTATGCTTGTTTTCAGCCTCTTATCTATATTACTGTTTTTTAGTTTAACCTTAGAATTATTTAACAAAAAAGAGGCGCTCCTGCTTTCAGTATCTTTAATGAGCATGCCTATCTTTATTAGATTTAGCAATAAAATACTTACGGAAGCTCCTTTTATGTTTTTTTTATTATTATCTTTATGGTTGCTAAACCGATACTTCCAAAAAGATAAAAAAATATATTTGGGGCTACTTTTGGCAACAATGTATTCTTTGATATTCACTCGTACGATAGGCATTATCATATTGGTACCTCTCTTTATCTATAGCTACGCCAAAAAAGATCGAAACCTTTTCATAACTACGGCAATCTTAACTACAATAACCATAATAACCATATATATCATTCAATCAAGAACAGCTCCAGAAAACAATCTTTACCATATTAAATATCTTTTATACAAAGATGATTTTACGCCTCAACAAGGATATATCGATATTGAATGTTTAATAGCCAGAGTAATAGATAATATTAAATTTTATTTTCTAAATATACCCAGAGAAATATTTAATCTTCCCTCTTCGGGAATATTGCTCTATGCAACATTGTTCTGGACATTACTATGTTCGGGTATATATAGCATAAAACCTAATTTTTATAAAAAGAGCTTCTTTGTTTTTTTTGCTACTTATCTCTTTTTCTTTATTGTCTGGCCATGGCAAAGCACAAGATTTATATATCCTATCTTATTTATAATACTTATCTACCTATATTGGGGACTCAAATCGCTGATCATAAGAATCCCCTCAACTATCAAAAGAATAATATACCTAACGATTATACTATCCATCCTTTACTCCGGGCTTAAAGAACTGTTACTTGAAATAACCGTAAATAAGATATATCCGGCAGAGGTCAATGAAGTAGTTCAATTAAGCAGTTGGATTAAAGAGAATACTTCTCAAGAATCTGTAATACTATCTAAAAATACTGCCTTAATATATATGCTCTCATCAAGAAAAGGCACCTATATACCTTATAGCTACGACATGAAAAAGATAACAACTCATATAGAAAAAAAAGGGGTAACCCATATATTGGCTGATAGACTTAACTCTGAGATGATAAAATATATCTATCCTTGGATAAACAAAAATAAGGAGAGATTAAGAATCATTAAGATCGACGGCGGAACTGTTCTTTTCGAATTAGACTAA
- a CDS encoding glycosyltransferase, which yields MNDKLTIELYKDIAPAGTVDLIKRLVEKLQGKSVLHVNSTRLGGGVAEMLLRLVPMFNELGVKSNWDVVKGSDLFYKTTKCFHNALQGDEQNITADMYEEYLRVNRENADNMNFNDDIIVIHDPQPAAFIKNRNNSSKWIWRCHIDISRPQRKVWQFLKEFVNSYDAAIFSLPKFAQNINIPQFLIYPSIDPLSDKNKEISRKEINQVLKKFNIPMDKPIILQVSRFDKFKDPIGVIKAYQMVKKFNDCYLILAGGGASDDPEGQEVLNRVYEEASHDKDIYVLDLPPDANIEINALQRSASVVLQKSTKEGFGLTVAEAMWKGKPVIGGAVGGIATQIVYGITGFTVNSIEGCAYRIRYLLNNPVIAKKIGKDAKEYTRRNFLITRHMLDYIALMYSVLNGK from the coding sequence ATGAATGATAAATTGACAATTGAATTATATAAAGATATAGCTCCAGCCGGTACGGTTGATTTAATTAAGAGGCTTGTAGAAAAATTACAAGGTAAGTCTGTTTTACATGTTAATTCTACTCGTTTAGGTGGTGGTGTAGCTGAAATGTTATTGAGGCTTGTACCTATGTTTAATGAGCTTGGAGTAAAATCTAATTGGGATGTGGTAAAAGGTTCAGACCTTTTTTATAAAACAACGAAATGTTTTCATAATGCTCTGCAGGGAGATGAGCAGAATATAACTGCAGATATGTATGAAGAATATCTAAGAGTCAACAGGGAGAATGCAGATAATATGAATTTTAATGATGATATAATTGTAATACACGATCCTCAACCAGCAGCGTTTATAAAAAATAGAAACAATAGTTCGAAATGGATATGGAGATGTCATATAGACATATCAAGGCCACAGAGAAAAGTATGGCAATTTTTAAAAGAGTTTGTAAATAGTTATGATGCAGCTATATTCTCTTTACCCAAGTTTGCACAGAATATTAATATTCCGCAGTTTTTGATATATCCATCAATAGATCCGTTAAGTGATAAAAATAAAGAGATTTCTCGTAAGGAGATTAATCAGGTATTAAAAAAATTCAACATTCCTATGGATAAGCCCATTATTTTACAGGTATCGCGGTTTGATAAATTTAAAGATCCTATAGGAGTTATTAAGGCGTACCAAATGGTTAAAAAATTTAATGATTGCTACCTTATTCTTGCTGGCGGAGGGGCTAGCGATGACCCTGAAGGTCAAGAGGTTTTGAATAGAGTGTACGAGGAAGCATCTCATGACAAAGACATATATGTTCTGGATTTACCACCAGATGCAAATATAGAAATAAATGCATTGCAACGGTCTGCCTCTGTAGTATTGCAAAAATCTACAAAGGAGGGATTTGGCTTAACTGTTGCCGAAGCTATGTGGAAAGGAAAACCTGTTATAGGAGGCGCTGTAGGTGGTATTGCAACTCAAATAGTTTACGGGATAACTGGATTTACTGTTAATTCCATAGAAGGTTGTGCTTATAGGATACGTTATCTTTTAAACAACCCTGTGATTGCCAAAAAAATAGGTAAAGATGCTAAAGAGTATACAAGGAGAAATTTTTTAATAACAAGACATATGTTGGATTATATAGCTCTTATGTACTCTGTTTTGAACGGAAAATAA
- a CDS encoding DUF5752 family protein: protein MSKFSFIGCIEIKELLGKRAGDELKLLEYIEEVSLDCIYYHTHSYFLRHYYLAGSYPNDFANWVAIQVRDRVLGEKLASVTPHGFKSLEDVRAELIEIIDRHLSSIEIIPRVVYGESFYFMKSRIIEIPIGVEVNNFEEFKGVLKTVDASSIYYHIFESRLRNKKGSSDFAIWLKDELGLNVLAEQIELLDCYMYSLEDLRSKLIDLCNQVEE from the coding sequence ATGTCAAAATTTAGTTTTATAGGGTGTATTGAAATTAAAGAATTGCTTGGTAAGAGAGCAGGGGATGAATTAAAGCTGCTTGAATACATCGAGGAAGTCTCTCTAGATTGCATATATTATCATACTCATAGTTATTTTTTAAGGCATTATTATCTTGCAGGATCTTATCCCAATGATTTTGCTAATTGGGTTGCAATTCAAGTAAGAGATAGAGTTTTAGGTGAAAAACTGGCCTCCGTAACCCCCCATGGATTTAAAAGCTTAGAAGATGTAAGAGCAGAGTTAATAGAGATTATAGATAGGCATTTATCTTCAATTGAAATAATACCCCGAGTTGTATATGGTGAATCTTTTTATTTTATGAAGTCTAGAATAATTGAAATTCCCATAGGTGTTGAAGTGAATAATTTTGAAGAGTTTAAAGGTGTTTTAAAAACAGTAGATGCAAGTTCCATTTATTACCATATTTTTGAGTCAAGATTGAGAAATAAAAAAGGTAGTAGTGATTTTGCAATCTGGCTTAAAGATGAGTTAGGTCTAAATGTGCTCGCTGAACAGATTGAATTATTAGATTGTTATATGTATAGTTTGGAAGATCTAAGATCTAAATTGATAGATTTATGCAATCAAGTCGAAGAATAG
- the rpsI gene encoding 30S ribosomal protein S9: MANTEVQKIKVLATGKRKTSVARVHLKEGSGKIIVNGKGLSEYFPRLLYRQQVTAPLEAVGALKRFDVKAKAEGGGLTGQAGAVGLGVARALVLYDESHRVLLREKNLLTRDPRMVERKKYGLRKARRAPQYSKR, from the coding sequence ATGGCGAATACAGAAGTCCAAAAGATAAAAGTGCTTGCGACTGGTAAGAGAAAGACTTCGGTAGCCAGGGTACACCTAAAAGAAGGTAGCGGTAAGATTATTGTAAACGGTAAAGGGCTTAGCGAGTATTTTCCAAGATTACTATATAGACAGCAGGTAACGGCACCCCTAGAGGCAGTCGGAGCTTTAAAGAGGTTTGATGTAAAAGCGAAGGCAGAAGGGGGAGGACTTACCGGGCAAGCTGGAGCTGTTGGTTTGGGTGTTGCACGGGCGCTTGTTCTCTATGATGAATCACACCGAGTGCTATTAAGAGAGAAAAACCTCTTAACTCGCGATCCCAGAATGGTAGAGAGAAAAAAATACGGACTTAGAAAAGCAAGACGGGCGCCTCAGTATTCGAAACGTTAG
- a CDS encoding ATP-binding protein — MRIKLSFKFGIFFTIFIIEIAIITISYIYIANHHEYYIEELQNDIEILNLAKNLERSFAQLIIPTEDFNQKKNSFQQTSINVEELLDKTYQLEIGKIEGRQLLNYVTTEYAQAKKIAFEIFNIEEDRPLFETEALLKKLEFKLSNTLMISEKFHQFVYEEILMMRSGQERTKYLLYVIALGGLFINILLILFSVIYFRDTITTPLSKLRDNILEIGKGRFEKKVSIKSTDEIGDLANAFNKMIDDLKEAQNQLVQAEKMASLGQLSAGVAHEIKNPLTIIIQGIEYLKKISVDPKLIDAADRIKKAALRADKIIIDLLDYSQPAFPKFKKSDIVYLVKETLSLTKYQMDIKSITVETKFTPGIPKVNIDENPMKQVFLNIVMNAVDAMRDGGNLNISVDKTTEDKQNFVEIIFNDNGCGISEDNLDKIFDPFFTTKRSRESAGLGLPVTRGIIRRHHGTIDIKSKYREGTEVRIKLPV, encoded by the coding sequence ATGCGAATTAAATTAAGTTTTAAATTTGGAATTTTCTTCACTATCTTCATCATTGAAATAGCAATTATTACAATTAGCTACATATATATCGCCAACCACCATGAATACTACATTGAGGAACTACAGAATGATATCGAGATACTCAATTTAGCGAAAAACTTAGAGCGTTCTTTTGCACAACTAATAATACCAACTGAAGATTTTAACCAGAAGAAGAACAGCTTCCAACAAACAAGTATCAATGTAGAAGAACTCCTGGATAAAACATATCAGCTTGAAATAGGCAAAATTGAAGGCAGACAGCTTTTAAACTATGTCACAACAGAATATGCTCAGGCTAAGAAAATTGCCTTTGAAATATTTAATATAGAGGAAGATAGGCCTCTGTTTGAAACCGAAGCCTTACTTAAAAAACTAGAGTTTAAGCTATCCAACACTTTAATGATCTCTGAGAAATTTCATCAATTTGTTTACGAAGAAATATTAATGATGCGCTCAGGCCAAGAGAGGACAAAATATCTCCTCTATGTGATAGCACTGGGAGGATTATTTATCAATATACTTCTAATATTGTTTAGTGTGATTTATTTCAGGGATACGATAACAACGCCTCTATCCAAATTAAGAGATAATATTTTAGAGATAGGAAAAGGTAGATTTGAAAAAAAGGTATCTATAAAATCAACGGATGAAATTGGCGATTTAGCAAATGCCTTCAACAAAATGATAGATGATTTAAAAGAAGCGCAAAACCAACTTGTCCAAGCAGAGAAGATGGCATCTTTAGGCCAACTATCTGCAGGTGTTGCCCATGAAATTAAAAACCCTCTTACTATTATTATCCAAGGGATTGAATATCTTAAGAAAATTTCTGTCGACCCCAAGCTAATAGATGCAGCGGATAGAATAAAGAAGGCTGCCTTAAGAGCAGATAAGATAATAATAGATCTTTTAGATTATTCACAGCCGGCATTTCCGAAATTTAAAAAATCGGATATTGTGTACCTTGTTAAAGAGACCCTATCTCTAACAAAATATCAGATGGACATTAAGAGTATAACAGTAGAAACAAAATTCACCCCTGGGATACCCAAGGTAAATATAGACGAAAACCCGATGAAGCAGGTTTTTTTAAATATAGTCATGAACGCTGTGGACGCTATGAGAGACGGGGGTAATTTAAATATATCTGTTGATAAAACAACTGAAGATAAACAGAACTTTGTTGAAATAATATTTAATGATAATGGTTGCGGAATCTCGGAAGATAATCTCGACAAAATATTTGATCCTTTCTTCACTACTAAAAGAAGTAGAGAGTCAGCCGGATTAGGGCTCCCGGTAACTAGAGGTATAATAAGAAGGCATCATGGTACAATAGATATAAAGAGTAAATACAGGGAAGGCACAGAAGTAAGAATTAAACTGCCGGTTTAA